Proteins from one Legionella taurinensis genomic window:
- a CDS encoding DUF5630 domain-containing protein, with product MDFTTLPYADRTAIAELQVFISELESHTCEGKLIYTLNESQQGRLLTLIKAISLSLLIKLAMEDNHVNALCRHPVLEPHWNERWRLSGRNPHEMAIKNNQPVHEYLPQPTIPTFQLLQGIFLYSQYRTNSDAAMLHLYEAAEAGYFPALSVLTNHCLTQPDLHHKALNYAALAANYYWTPGYLLLAVTELKLEQYDKALLHLIIAEKLLPYSDTMINNAYQGQSLAVIAQPLMPSLDAHNWMEAKIKLAQLGHLPLNMVTSRLYAQADRVVEEIKAILTPMPEEPEKTKTDNSLGPRFS from the coding sequence TTGGATTTTACAACGCTGCCATACGCAGACAGAACAGCCATTGCGGAATTGCAAGTATTCATCAGCGAACTGGAAAGCCATACCTGTGAAGGCAAGCTGATTTACACATTGAATGAGTCACAGCAAGGCCGGTTGCTCACGCTGATTAAAGCAATCAGTCTGTCTCTGTTAATTAAGCTGGCGATGGAAGACAACCACGTCAATGCCTTGTGCAGACACCCTGTTTTGGAACCTCACTGGAACGAGCGATGGCGGCTAAGCGGCCGTAATCCGCATGAAATGGCGATAAAAAATAATCAACCGGTGCATGAATACCTGCCGCAACCCACCATCCCAACTTTCCAGCTGCTGCAGGGCATTTTTCTCTACAGCCAATACAGAACCAACAGTGATGCCGCCATGCTTCATTTGTATGAAGCCGCAGAGGCCGGTTATTTTCCTGCATTAAGCGTGTTAACCAATCACTGCCTGACGCAACCGGATCTACATCATAAAGCACTGAATTATGCCGCCTTGGCCGCTAATTATTACTGGACCCCGGGCTACCTGCTTTTAGCCGTGACTGAACTTAAGCTGGAACAGTATGACAAGGCGCTGCTTCATTTGATTATTGCTGAGAAGCTCCTGCCTTATTCAGACACCATGATTAACAATGCCTACCAGGGGCAGTCTCTGGCGGTCATTGCCCAGCCACTGATGCCGTCTCTGGATGCCCATAACTGGATGGAAGCAAAAATAAAGCTTGCCCAGCTAGGTCATCTTCCCCTGAACATGGTGACCAGCCGCCTGTATGCGCAAGCGGATCGTGTAGTTGAGGAGATCAAGGCAATCTTGACCCCCATGCCGGAGGAGCCAGAAAAAACCAAAACGGACAATTCCCTGGGTCCTCGTTTTAGCTAA
- the ccmC gene encoding heme ABC transporter permease CcmC, translated as MWKFLYQLASPRNFYQLTQRWLPVLGGSVLLTLLPGLVWGLFFAPPDYQQGDAFRIIYIHVPAAFLSMSLYAWMAFLAVLLLVWRIKLAGLMLSVVAQLGAVMAFLALATGSIWGKPMWGAWWVWDARLTSELILLLLYIAILAIRSAFSDSERGDRVIAILTLVGLVDLPIIHYSVYWWNTLHQGSTLSVFAKPKIAAPMLYPLLLSLLGFTLYALWIILHKARNELLLRERRQQWVRELVEERQ; from the coding sequence ATGTGGAAATTTCTCTACCAACTGGCGTCGCCCAGAAATTTTTACCAGCTGACGCAACGCTGGCTTCCTGTATTGGGAGGGAGTGTGTTGCTGACCTTGCTGCCGGGCCTTGTCTGGGGGCTTTTTTTCGCACCGCCTGATTACCAGCAGGGGGATGCATTCCGCATCATTTATATTCATGTTCCAGCGGCTTTTTTATCCATGTCCCTGTACGCCTGGATGGCTTTTCTCGCCGTGCTGCTTCTTGTCTGGCGGATTAAGCTTGCCGGGTTAATGCTCTCGGTGGTGGCGCAGCTCGGTGCGGTAATGGCCTTTTTAGCCTTAGCCACTGGCAGTATCTGGGGAAAACCCATGTGGGGCGCGTGGTGGGTATGGGATGCACGGTTGACTTCCGAACTTATTCTCCTGCTGCTTTATATCGCTATTCTGGCCATTCGGTCGGCTTTCAGTGATTCCGAGCGCGGCGATCGGGTGATTGCCATTCTGACACTGGTGGGACTCGTGGATCTGCCCATTATTCACTATTCGGTTTACTGGTGGAACACCCTGCACCAGGGATCGACCCTGTCGGTGTTTGCCAAGCCTAAAATTGCAGCGCCGATGCTATATCCCTTGCTGCTTTCCTTGCTTGGTTTCACCCTGTATGCGTTATGGATTATTCTGCATAAAGCCCGCAATGAACTGTTGCTGCGTGAACGGCGCCAGCAATGGGTGAGAGAGTTGGTGGAGGAAAGACAATGA
- the ccmD gene encoding heme exporter protein CcmD produces MNWLAMGKYAMYIWPAYGLVCGVLALLLLDIKRQQKRTRSKLNQWFRRQ; encoded by the coding sequence ATGAACTGGTTGGCAATGGGGAAGTATGCCATGTATATCTGGCCGGCTTATGGTTTGGTCTGCGGGGTTTTAGCGCTGTTGCTGCTGGATATCAAACGGCAGCAGAAACGAACACGCAGTAAACTGAATCAATGGTTCAGGCGGCAATGA
- the ccmE gene encoding cytochrome c maturation protein CcmE, which yields MHPVRQRKLILILSLLAGLTLVTALIMYALRQNISLFYTPSQMAEGKVTQGQKVRIGGMVVKGSIVRGSQDLTVRFKLTDFNNEIEVSYRGILPDLFREGQGIVALGQVLDEGHFNAAEVLAKHDANYMPPEVKAALAAQGKK from the coding sequence ATGCATCCTGTCCGTCAACGAAAATTGATTTTAATTTTAAGTCTGCTCGCTGGATTGACTCTGGTGACGGCGCTTATCATGTATGCTTTGCGCCAGAATATCAGTTTGTTTTATACCCCTTCGCAAATGGCTGAGGGCAAGGTAACCCAGGGGCAAAAGGTACGGATTGGCGGCATGGTGGTCAAAGGCAGCATTGTTCGCGGAAGCCAGGATTTGACAGTCCGCTTTAAACTCACTGATTTTAACAACGAAATAGAAGTCAGCTACCGGGGTATATTACCGGATCTGTTTCGCGAAGGGCAGGGGATCGTGGCCTTAGGCCAGGTGCTTGATGAGGGCCATTTTAATGCCGCGGAAGTGCTCGCCAAACACGATGCCAATTACATGCCGCCAGAAGTCAAAGCCGCCTTGGCTGCTCAGGGGAAAAAATGA